In Luteolibacter yonseiensis, a single window of DNA contains:
- the dgt gene encoding dGTP triphosphohydrolase: MLNRFYGAFDTERRSGACDGDYRTPFQIDRDRVLHTPTFRRLQNKTQVFWSGEYDFYRTRLTHSLEVAQIGKSISYWLKSRPDGPLGDDFFIDADLIEAICLSHDLGHPPFGHAGERTLNHLMRDYGGFEGNAQTLRLLTERIFSARRSGMDPTRAFLDGVLKYKSLWTELGNQPEHHFIYDEQHAHLDWAMGGNDFPLELTPGKTRDTFKSIECQVMDWADDTAYSLNDLSDSVRAGFLNIEKIEAWAEKQGADTGDGTPLGDLMKAIRRRRVDPFVGKRIGKYIQSTQLVTDVNFLSGTTNRYRYRLVIDESVKAESRLFKKLAFEVVFLSPQLKQLEHKGSRMLRQLWEVLGQRYISEGTIDGQDFQLLPADTAAEIQAAPDEAARARLVCDFLAGMTDGYAARTYKRLFSPDFGSIGDLVG; encoded by the coding sequence ATGTTGAACCGCTTTTACGGGGCTTTTGACACGGAGCGGCGCTCGGGTGCCTGCGACGGAGACTACCGCACGCCATTCCAGATCGACCGCGACCGGGTGCTGCACACCCCCACGTTCCGACGCCTGCAGAACAAGACGCAGGTCTTCTGGAGCGGCGAATATGATTTCTACCGCACCCGGCTGACTCATTCGCTGGAGGTCGCGCAGATCGGGAAATCGATTTCCTACTGGTTGAAAAGCCGCCCGGACGGACCGCTGGGTGATGACTTCTTCATCGATGCCGATCTCATCGAAGCCATCTGCCTTTCGCACGATCTCGGGCACCCTCCCTTCGGCCACGCGGGCGAGCGCACGCTGAACCACCTGATGCGGGACTACGGAGGCTTCGAGGGAAACGCCCAGACGCTGCGGCTACTGACCGAGCGGATCTTCTCCGCCCGCCGCAGCGGCATGGACCCCACACGCGCGTTCCTCGACGGCGTGCTGAAATACAAGTCGCTGTGGACGGAATTGGGAAACCAGCCCGAGCACCACTTCATCTACGACGAACAACACGCCCACCTCGACTGGGCGATGGGCGGAAATGATTTCCCGCTGGAACTCACGCCCGGGAAGACCCGGGACACGTTCAAGTCCATCGAGTGCCAGGTGATGGACTGGGCGGACGACACGGCCTACTCGCTCAACGACCTCTCCGACAGCGTGCGCGCGGGATTCCTCAACATCGAGAAAATCGAAGCCTGGGCGGAAAAACAGGGAGCCGACACCGGGGACGGCACGCCGCTGGGCGACCTGATGAAAGCCATCCGCAGGCGGCGGGTGGATCCCTTCGTCGGCAAACGCATCGGGAAATACATCCAGTCCACCCAACTGGTGACGGATGTGAATTTCCTCAGCGGCACCACGAACCGCTACCGTTACCGGCTCGTCATCGATGAGTCGGTGAAAGCGGAGTCCCGGCTCTTCAAGAAACTGGCCTTCGAGGTGGTGTTCCTCTCACCCCAGTTGAAACAGCTCGAACACAAGGGCAGCCGCATGCTGCGGCAGTTGTGGGAAGTGCTGGGGCAGCGATACATTTCCGAAGGAACCATCGACGGGCAGGATTTCCAACTCCTGCCGGCGGACACGGCAGCGGAAATCCAGGCCGCGCCGGACGAAGCGGCGCGGGCCCGCCTCGTGTGCGATTTCCTCGCGGGCATGACCGACGGCTATGCAGCACGCACCTACAAGCGGCTGTTCTCGCCGGACTTCGGATCAATCGGGGATCTGGTCGGATAG
- a CDS encoding DUF4407 domain-containing protein, translating into MHSLKRAFFWLSGAGTETLEQCPPWEQRKYVAFGATVLVPCAFAFIACAYALSTLTDNARVIYPVAAVWAFIILTIDRALLASYRPYMSLVRKLSQFSLRLVVAVLMGITIAHPLVLLLFRDTVSSVIEKDRAAEIEVVRGGFEKQKEKIRGQVTTLETALAEQRAKWNESFQAKFIIQETEEAKSAIPGLTSEQQTELKAAIDEGTAPFRERLTAIEKQSDELTPQYAKLQSELGFWQAEFERELNGQRSGMKGEGPRARSVRSDQLEPRREESKRLGGLLEHLTAEKSTLQTQSRQAEAAAIKQFETKLAEIAAANRVEAERVAGLKQKVENDQAGQFVTQQNSLRETIKQQIDTRLAELNRTQGELAAVATEEANRLAAMRAEPRRDILTQTLALHALFKAGNEGGQFAFYTYIVLTLLFMLVDTIPLIVKFFTKPGPYDTLVDRDEITFDSEHRAFRQSRVRYMEQLSTGNLIAVTRNQRLEHALVDGVEHTRAAREFLDSLIEMEKAFAEKMKLEEQTIGVAESDKRAALEAIKKRFYDDLNHRMEIFFSSRHVPEGV; encoded by the coding sequence ATGCACTCCCTCAAACGCGCGTTTTTCTGGCTTTCCGGAGCCGGCACCGAGACTTTGGAACAATGTCCTCCATGGGAGCAGCGCAAATACGTCGCCTTCGGCGCGACGGTTTTGGTGCCCTGCGCCTTCGCTTTCATCGCGTGCGCCTACGCGCTCTCGACACTCACCGACAACGCCCGCGTCATTTACCCGGTGGCCGCGGTGTGGGCCTTCATCATCCTCACCATCGACCGCGCGCTGCTTGCCAGCTACCGGCCCTACATGTCTCTTGTGCGCAAGCTGTCGCAGTTCTCGCTGCGTCTCGTGGTGGCGGTCCTGATGGGCATCACCATCGCGCACCCGCTGGTGCTGCTGTTGTTCCGCGACACCGTTTCCTCGGTGATCGAAAAAGACCGCGCGGCGGAGATCGAGGTCGTGCGCGGTGGTTTCGAGAAGCAGAAGGAGAAAATCCGTGGCCAGGTCACGACGCTTGAAACCGCTCTGGCCGAGCAGCGCGCGAAGTGGAACGAGTCGTTCCAGGCGAAGTTCATCATCCAGGAAACGGAGGAGGCGAAATCGGCGATCCCGGGCCTGACCTCGGAACAACAGACCGAGCTGAAAGCGGCGATTGATGAAGGGACCGCGCCATTCCGCGAACGCCTCACCGCCATCGAGAAACAATCCGACGAACTCACCCCGCAATACGCCAAGCTCCAGTCCGAACTGGGATTCTGGCAGGCGGAGTTCGAACGCGAGCTCAACGGCCAACGCTCGGGCATGAAAGGGGAGGGGCCGCGCGCCCGCTCCGTCCGCTCCGACCAGCTCGAACCGCGGCGCGAGGAGTCGAAGCGCCTCGGCGGATTGCTCGAGCATCTTACCGCGGAAAAATCCACCCTTCAAACCCAGTCACGCCAGGCGGAGGCCGCCGCGATCAAGCAGTTTGAAACCAAGCTCGCGGAGATCGCCGCCGCGAACAGGGTCGAGGCGGAGCGCGTCGCCGGACTGAAGCAGAAAGTGGAGAACGACCAGGCCGGGCAGTTCGTCACCCAGCAGAACTCCCTGCGCGAGACGATCAAGCAACAGATCGACACCCGCCTCGCCGAGCTCAACCGCACGCAGGGCGAACTGGCCGCCGTGGCCACCGAGGAAGCCAACCGCCTCGCCGCGATGCGTGCCGAACCGCGTCGGGACATCCTCACCCAGACCCTCGCGCTGCACGCCCTTTTCAAGGCGGGCAACGAGGGCGGACAATTCGCCTTTTACACCTACATCGTTCTCACGCTGCTCTTCATGTTGGTGGATACCATCCCGCTGATCGTGAAATTTTTCACCAAGCCGGGTCCATATGACACCTTGGTGGACCGCGACGAGATCACGTTCGACTCCGAGCACCGCGCCTTCCGCCAGAGCCGCGTGCGCTACATGGAGCAGCTTTCCACCGGGAACCTCATCGCCGTGACACGCAACCAACGCCTGGAACACGCGCTGGTGGACGGCGTGGAGCACACCCGCGCCGCGAGGGAGTTCCTGGATTCACTCATCGAAATGGAAAAGGCCTTCGCCGAGAAAATGAAGCTCGAGGAGCAGACCATCGGCGTGGCGGAGAGCGACAAGCGCGCCGCGCTGGAAGCGATCAAGAAGCGTTTCTATGACGACCTGAACCATCGCATGGAAATCTTCTTCTCTTCAAGGCACGTGCCGGAGGGAGTGTGA
- a CDS encoding alkaline phosphatase yields the protein MNTHSTSSEIGRRDWLKAASLTSAAALFSNSIATAESTGKPAGKVRGVIFMVSDGMSPGVLTLAESYSKLTRNKGTQWWSLMNDRNAARGLMDTASANSMVTDSAAASSAWGGGQRVNNGAINVSPDGKEITPIAAILKKKDVRIGLVSTATITHATPAGFAATTAKRGDEDDIAPQYLDRVDVILGGGSGHFNGKDRGDKRDLSGDFAKAGYGVVSNRDGLLAAREEKLLGTFTRGHLPFTIDRDQNAEMAKAVPTLTEMSQAALTRFLASDKPFLLQIEGARIDHAAHLNDIGALLNEQLAFDDALAAVLVLIAKRDDVLLVVTSDHGNANPGLNGTGNAYTDTTKRFARIANMKSSYERLFGEWEKIKDGDAGQLTKLIKENLDFTLKPDEATALIEIFQKHPVVEWNEQLSKPEGLLGQFAGNRTAIGWTGTSHTSDPTLVSALGPQSDRFAGMVKNSDVFGHLMEALG from the coding sequence ATGAACACACACTCCACGTCATCTGAAATCGGTCGCCGGGATTGGCTCAAGGCCGCGTCACTCACTTCCGCCGCCGCGCTTTTCTCCAATTCCATCGCCACCGCCGAGTCCACGGGAAAACCGGCCGGCAAGGTGCGCGGCGTCATTTTCATGGTTTCGGACGGCATGAGCCCCGGCGTGCTCACCCTCGCCGAGTCCTATTCCAAACTCACCCGTAACAAGGGGACCCAGTGGTGGTCGCTGATGAATGACCGCAACGCCGCCCGCGGCCTGATGGATACCGCATCGGCGAACTCCATGGTGACGGACTCCGCCGCGGCCTCCAGTGCGTGGGGCGGTGGCCAGCGCGTGAACAATGGCGCGATCAACGTTTCTCCCGACGGCAAGGAAATCACGCCCATCGCCGCCATCCTGAAGAAAAAGGACGTGCGCATCGGGCTGGTGAGCACCGCCACCATCACCCACGCCACCCCTGCAGGGTTCGCCGCCACCACCGCGAAGCGCGGTGACGAGGACGACATCGCCCCGCAATACCTCGACCGCGTGGACGTCATTCTCGGCGGTGGCTCCGGCCACTTCAACGGCAAGGACCGCGGGGACAAGCGCGACCTCTCCGGGGACTTCGCCAAAGCGGGCTACGGTGTCGTCAGCAACCGCGACGGACTGCTCGCCGCCCGTGAGGAAAAGCTGCTCGGCACCTTCACCCGCGGCCACCTTCCCTTCACCATCGACCGCGACCAGAACGCCGAGATGGCCAAGGCGGTGCCCACGCTCACCGAAATGTCGCAAGCCGCGCTCACGCGTTTCCTCGCCAGCGACAAGCCTTTCCTTCTCCAGATCGAGGGCGCCCGCATCGACCACGCCGCGCACCTGAACGACATCGGGGCGCTCCTCAACGAGCAACTCGCCTTCGACGACGCGCTCGCCGCGGTGCTCGTGCTCATCGCCAAACGCGATGACGTCCTGCTGGTCGTCACCAGCGACCACGGCAATGCCAATCCCGGCCTCAACGGCACCGGAAACGCCTACACCGACACGACCAAGCGCTTCGCCCGCATCGCGAACATGAAGTCGTCCTACGAGCGCCTCTTCGGCGAATGGGAAAAAATCAAGGACGGCGATGCCGGACAGCTCACCAAGCTCATCAAGGAGAACCTCGACTTCACGCTCAAGCCCGACGAAGCCACCGCGCTCATCGAGATTTTCCAGAAGCATCCCGTCGTGGAATGGAACGAACAACTCAGCAAGCCGGAAGGGCTGCTGGGCCAGTTCGCCGGCAACCGCACCGCCATCGGCTGGACCGGCACCAGCCACACCTCCGATCCCACCCTCGTCTCCGCCCTGGGTCCCCAGTCGGACCGGTTCGCCGGGATGGTGAAGAACTCGGATGTCTTCGGACACCTGATGGAAGCGCTGGGCTGA